The genome window GTGCCTCCTCGAACGGAATGTACCACCAGTTGGCGGCGATGAAGAAAATCGGCACGACCACGAAGCCGAGGGCGGTATTACAGACAATCGCCACGCCCGTGAGGACAATCAGGAAGCCCAGATACATTGGATTGCGGGTCACTGCGAACGGGCCGGTGGTTACGAGTCGGTTCGGATCGCGAAACGTGTGGATGTTCGTCCGCACCGCCTTGAATCGCCGCGCCGCCATCAGCAGCAGCGCCACGCCGGCCAGAATGAAGAAAAGCCCTGCAAGATTATACGGCGGCGGCAGAAGCGGGATAGAATCGATCGTCAGCCGAATTGTCACGCAGACGGTGATCAGGATCGCGACCAGATAGGGTGGAATGAACCAGGTCAACAGCGAGACTCCCTGCGGAATGGATTTAATTGAAGGTTTATGTTTTTTATCATTTTTAAGTATCGGCGCAAGAAAATTCCGGATACCCGGCATTTCGGTGCCGGGTATCCGGTTCGTGCCGCCTCAGACCGAGCCGGTGAGCTGGAACGCCGACCAGAAGACCGGGTGCGGAAACTCCTTGCGGGTCTCGATCATCGCCTCCCGCAATGCGCGGGCCTTCGGCATGGTCCGCAGGTTTTCATAGAAATGCTCCATGAGATAGGCGGTGCCCTCGTCCGAAACGGGCCAGAGGCTGGCCACGACCGACTGCGCCCCAGCATAAAGGAAGCCGCGCGTCAGGCCGATCACATCGTCTCCGGTCTCCACCGTCCCCAAACCGGTATCGCAGGCACTGAGCGTCACCAGGTCCGCGTTGAGACGCAAACCGTAGAGTTCATCCACGGTGAGGGAACCGTCCTCCCCATCGCCCGGCGACAACAGCAGGCGCGACGAAAGCGGCGCCGTGGGATCGAACTGGCCGTGAGAGGCGAGATGCAGGTAGCGGAAGGCCGGCGCAAACTTCTTGAAGCTCGATTCCGACGCATATTGGCGCAGCAGAACGCGG of Alphaproteobacteria bacterium contains these proteins:
- a CDS encoding isoprenylcysteine carboxylmethyltransferase family protein, which gives rise to MPGIRNFLAPILKNDKKHKPSIKSIPQGVSLLTWFIPPYLVAILITVCVTIRLTIDSIPLLPPPYNLAGLFFILAGVALLLMAARRFKAVRTNIHTFRDPNRLVTTGPFAVTRNPMYLGFLIVLTGVAIVCNTALGFVVVPIFFIAANWWYIPFEEARTAEQFGSEYQAYRERVRRWI